The Vicia villosa cultivar HV-30 ecotype Madison, WI linkage group LG1, Vvil1.0, whole genome shotgun sequence genome includes a region encoding these proteins:
- the LOC131645179 gene encoding zinc finger transcription factor YY1-like produces METHFNHSLFERRPFLKSKAPAVKWVKQWVPQDVVATGGKCMLLKWVTEDAVKALKEKENEPLAPEPEPEPTTEVLFLCSYEGCGKTFIDAGALRKHSHIHGERQFVCHYEGCGKKFLDSSKLKRHFLIHTGERDFVCPHEGCGKAFSLDFNLRSHMKTHSQENYHICPYPDCGKRYAHEYKLKNHITSHHEKGTPTPMEVTKYATPQSEKQTKAPKPSGAAYGSASSDRPYACPYDGCEKAYIHVYKLRLHFRRAHPGHIDENTENVNNEMDEASDQDAYGGKQSNGKSQKQSRPKPNVKAPPSKVPQRKGSNPTPPTINMVKKPWPVKEETYDEDSEETEEDRDNVEEGWRYAGNNEDDDEETEYED; encoded by the exons ATGGAAACTCACTTCAATCACAGTCTCTTCGAGAGACGCCCCTTCCTCAAATCCAAAGCTCCTGCAGTTAAATGGGTGAAACAATG GGTTCCCCAAGATGTTGTTGCAACTGGTGGGAAGTGCATGCTCTTAAAATGGGTAACAG aGGATGCCGTAAAGGCCTTGAAAGAAAAGGAGAATGAACCTTTAGCGCCTGAGCCAGAACCCGAGCCAACTACTGAAGTGCTTTTTCTTTGCAGCTACGAAGGCTGCGGGAAGACATTTATTGATGCGGGTGCTTTGAGGAAGCATTCTCACATCCACGGAGAAAGGCAATTTGTTTGCCATTACGAAGGGTGTGGAAAG AAATTTCTGGACAGCTCAAAGTTAAAAAGACATTTCCTTATTCATACAGGGGAGAGGGATTTTGTGTGTCCTCATGAAGGCTGTGGTAAG GCCTTCTCCTTGGATTTTAACCTGAGGTCTCACATGAAGACGCATTCACAAGAGAACTATCATATTTGCCCATACCCTGATTGTGGGAAGAGATACGCTCATGAATACAAGCTAAAGAATCACATTACTTCTCATCATGAAAAG GGTACACCAACACCAATGGAGGTGACGAAGTATGCTACGCCACAATCGGAAAAGCAAACAAAAGCACCTAAACCTTCTGGGGCAGCATATGGCTCGGCATCCTCTGATCGTCCATATGCATGTCCTTATGATGGGTGTGAAAAAGCGTACATACATGTTTACAAGCTTAGACTGCATTTCAGGAGGGCGCATCCCGGTCACATTGATGAAAATACCGAAAATGTCAACAATGAAATGGATGAAGCAAGTGATCAAGATGCTTATGGTGGAAAACAGTCTAATGGTAAAAGTCAGAAGCAGAGTAGGCCCAAGCCAAACGTGAAAGCACCTCCTTCCAAAGTTCCCCAACGAAAAGGGTCTAATCCAACTCCTCCCACTATAAACATGGTTAAAAAACCTTGGCCTGTGAAAGAAGAAACTTATGATGAGGACAGCGAAGAAACCGAGGAGGATCGGGACAATGTTGAAGAAGGTTGGAGATATGCTGGAAACaacgaagatgatgatgaagaaacaGAATATGAAGACTGA